In Chlamydia serpentis, a single genomic region encodes these proteins:
- a CDS encoding virulence factor, protein MNNKQKTNDFIRIVKDVEKAFPELDIKVKISKEKITFLNSPTELYHKSISIILDLLSRIESSLNFFPDSPIVEELANNNIKLKKALIMLILSRKDMFSKTE, encoded by the coding sequence ATGAATAACAAACAAAAAACTAATGATTTTATTAGAATTGTGAAAGATGTTGAGAAAGCTTTCCCAGAACTAGATATCAAAGTAAAAATAAGCAAAGAGAAAATTACTTTTTTAAACTCTCCGACTGAGCTGTATCACAAAAGTATATCTATTATACTCGATTTATTAAGTCGTATTGAATCATCTTTGAATTTTTTTCCGGACTCTCCAATAGTTGAAGAATTAGCAAATAATAATATAAAGCTGAAAAAAGCCTTGATTATGCTGATTCTATCAAGAAAAGACATGTTCTCAAAGACAGAATAA